In one Solanum dulcamara chromosome 1, daSolDulc1.2, whole genome shotgun sequence genomic region, the following are encoded:
- the LOC129896315 gene encoding isocitrate dehydrogenase [NADP]-like: MAFQKIKVANPIVEMDGDEMTRVIWKLIKDKLILPFVELDIKYFDLGLPHRDATDDKVTIESAKATLEYNVAIKCATITPDEARMKEFNLKHMWKSPNGTIRNILNGTVFREPILCNNIPRLVPGWSKPICIGRHAFGDQYRATDTVIQGAGKLKLVFVPEGTDEKTEFEVYNFTGAGGVALSMYNTDESIRSFAEASMNMAYQKKWPLYLSTKNTILKKYDGRFKDIFQEVYGSKWKLKFEEAGIWYEHRLIDDMVAYALKSDGGYVWACKNYDGDVQSDFLAQGFGSLGLMTSILICPDGKTVEAEAAHGTVTRHYRVHQKGGETSTNSIASIFAWTRGLAHRAKLDNNAALLDFTKKLEAACISAVENGKMTKDLALIIHGSKVARHQYVNTQEFIDAVADELKARLLKAKI; encoded by the exons GAGATGAAATGACTCGTGTCATTTGGAAATTAATTAAGGATAAG CTCATCTTGCCTTTTGTGGAGTTGGATATAAAATACTTCGATCTTGGCCTTCCTCACCGTGATGCCACAGATGATAAGGTTACAATTGAAAGCGCTAAGGCTACTTTGGA GTATAATGTAGCAATTAAGTGTGCAACCATCACTCCAG ATGAGGCCCGTATGAAGGAGTTTAACTTGAAGCATATGTGGAAGAGCCCAAATGGGACAATTAGGAACATTCTGAATG GTACGGTGTTCAGGGAACCAATCCTCTGCAATAACATCCCCCGACTTGTTCCAG GTTGGTCAAAACCGATATGCATTGGCAGACATGCTTTTGGTGATCAATATCGAGCCACTGATACAGTAATTCAAGGAGCTGGAAAACTCAAATTAGTATTTG TACCAGAAGGGACGGATGAAAAGACCGAGTTCGAGGTTTACAATTTCACTGGTGCTGGTGGAGTGGCTCTATCCATGTACAACACAGACGAG TCTATTCGCTCTTTTGCTGAAGCTTCTATGAACATGGCTTACCAAAAGAAATGGCCACTCTATCTTAGCACAAAGAATACCATCCTTAAGAAATATGACGGAAG ATTCAAGGACATATTCCAAGAAGTTTATGGGTCAAAATGGAAATTAAAGTTTGAGGAAGCTGGGATCTG gTACGAACATCGCCTCATCGATGATATGGTTGCTTATGCTTTAAAAAGCGATGGTGGTTATGTATGGGCGTGCAAAAACTATGATGGGGATGTACAGAGTGATTTCTTAGCACAAG GATTTGGATCGCTTGGATTGATGACATCGATCCTG ATATGTCCGGATGGAAAGACCGTGGAAGCAGAAGCAGCCCATGGAACCGTGACTCGCCACTACAGGGTCCATCAGAAAGGAGGTGAAACCAGCACAAATAGCATTGCTTCAATTTTTGCCTGGACTCGTGGGCTTGCACATAG GGCAAAGTTGGACAACAATGCTGCACTCTTGGATTTCACCAAGAAACTAGAAGCAGCTTGCATCAGTGCCGTGGAAAACGGGAAAATGACCAAAGATCTAGCACTTATTATCCACGGATCCAA GGTTGCTAGACATCAATATGTGAACacccaagagttcattgatgctGTGGCTGATGAGCTGAAAGCTAGACTTCTGAAAGCAAAGATTTAA
- the LOC129896341 gene encoding glutamate decarboxylase codes for MVLSKIASESDVSVHSTFASRYVRTSLPRFKMPENSIPKEAAYQIINDELMLDGNPRLNLASFVTTWMEPECDKLMMDSINKNYVDMDEYPVTTELQNRCVNMIAHLFNAPLEDGETAVGVGTVGSSEAIMLAGLAFKRIWQNKMKAQGKPYDKPNIVTGANVQVCWEKFARYFEVELKEVKLTDGYYVMNPEKAVEMVDENTICVAAILGSTLNGEFEDVKKLNDLLIEKNKETGWDTPIHVDAASGGFIAPFIYPELEWDFRLPLVKSINVSGHKYGLVYAGIGWVIWRNKEDLPDELIFHINYLGADQPTFTLNFSKGSSQIIAQYYQLIRLGYEGYKNVMQNCQENARVLREGLEKTGRFSIVSKEIGVPLVAFSLKDNSKHDEFEISETLRRFGWIVPAYTMPPDAQHITVLRVVIREDFSRTLAERLIMDIGKVLHELDMLPARVNAKLAMAEEKAAATANGSDSALRQKSNREWELQVTEAWKKFVADKKKSKTSGVC; via the exons ATGGTTCTGTCCAAGATTGCGTCGGAAAGTGACGTGTCCGTTCACTCCACTTTCGCTTCTCGATATGTTCGAACTTCTCTTCCAAG gtttAAGATGCCAGAAAATTCAATACCAAAGGAAGCAGCATATCAAATTATAAATGATGAACTCATGTTAGATGGAAATCCAAGGTTGAATTTGGCTTCTTTTGTGACAACATGGATGGAACCAGAATGTGACAAATTAATGATGGATTCAATTAACAAAAATTATGTTGACATGGATGAATACCCTGTAACCACTGAGCTTCAG aaTCGATGTGTAAACATGATAGCCCATTTATTTAATGCACCACTTGAAGATGGAGAAACTGCAGTTGGAGTTGGAACAGTTGGATCTTCAGAAGCCATTATGCTTGCTGGATTGGCCTTTAAGAGAATATGGCAAAACAAAATGAAAGCCCAAGGAAAGCCCTATGACAAGCCCAACATTGTTACTGGTGCCAATGTCCAG GTGTGCTGGGAGAAATTTGCAAGGTATTTTGAAGTGGAGCTAAAGGAAGTGAAGTTGACTGATGGATACTATGTGATGAACCCTGAGAAAGCTGTGGAAATGGTGGATGAGAACACAATTTGTGTAGCTGCTATTTTGGGTTCAACTCTTAATGGAGAATTTGAAGATGTAAAGAAATTGAATGACCTCTTGATTGAGAAGAACAAAGAAACAGG GTGGGACACTCCAATTCATGTGGATGCAGCAAGTGGTGGATTTATTGCACCATTTATTTATCCAGAGCTTGAATGGGACTTTAGATTGCCATTAGTGAAGAGTATTAATGTGAGTGGTCACAAATATGGTCTTGTTTATGCTGGTATTGGTTGGGTCATTTGGAGGAACAAGGAAGACTTGCCTGATGAACTTATTTTCCACATCAATTATCTTGGTGCTGATCAACCTACTTTCACTCTCAATTTCTCTAAAG GATCCAGTCAAATAATTGCTCAATATTACCAACTTATTCGCTTGGGTTATGAG GGTTACAAGAATGTTATGCAGAATTGTCAAGAAAATGCAAGGGTACTAAGAGAAGGACTAGAAAAGACAGGGAGATTCAGCATAGTCTCCAAAGAAATTGGAGTCCCCTTAGTTGCATTTTCTCTTAAAGACAACAGCAAACATGATGAGTTTGAGATTTCTGAGACTTTAAGGAGATTTGGATGGATTGTTCCAGCATACACTATGCCACCAGATGCTCAACACATCACTGTTCTTAGAGTTGTCATTAGAGAAGATTTCTCCAGGACACTCGCAGAGCGACTG aTTATGGATATCGGTAAAGTCCTCCACGAACTCGACATGCTTCCAGCACGTGTGAACGCTAAGCTCGCCATGGCCGAGGAGAAGGCGGCGGCCACGGCGAACGGTAGCGACAGTGCGTTGCGTCAAAAATCGAATAGGGAATGGGAGCTACAGGTTACTGAAGCATGGAAGAAGTTTGTTGCTGATAAGAAGAAGAGTAAGACTAGTGgagtttgttaa